One window of Paenibacillus sp. FSL K6-3182 genomic DNA carries:
- a CDS encoding trehalase family glycosidase, which yields MSYLDMYVDNRFVKENVFLQMAAEKEDLPIFEDVKGDLPRPFWEGYENAISCYWKAWELAFKNLRKPTRKNGFVTNYIDTAFNDCLFMWDSCFILLFARYGKHAFDFQKTLNNLYAKQHGDGFICREINEVDGKDRFHRFDVVSTGPNILPLTEWEYYLNYKDKERLEKVFPVLAAYHLWLKEFRTWTDGSYWSSGWGCGMDNTPRLEKKYDHSFSHGHMVWVDACLQQILSAKLLVKMSDVIDRRQEMRDFEEEIVILTDFVNRNLWDHDSAFYYDLWKSGELNHVKTIGSYWALLADIVPEDQKDRFISHLGNENEFKRPHPIPTLSADHPEYEEDGGYWRGGVWAPTNYMVLKGLHENGYDALAHEIAMKHLDNVLKVYESTETLWENYSPEKATPGNPAKSDFVGWSGLSPIAILFEYVFGLKPDVPSATLEWDVRLLDAHGISRYPFGNDGLLELRCEKRTSSKEKPVITAVSNIPVTLVIKWENGEETLNLE from the coding sequence ATGAGCTATTTGGATATGTATGTGGATAACCGGTTCGTAAAAGAAAATGTCTTTTTGCAGATGGCGGCAGAAAAGGAAGATCTGCCGATTTTCGAAGATGTGAAGGGGGATTTGCCGAGACCGTTTTGGGAAGGCTATGAAAATGCCATTTCTTGCTATTGGAAAGCATGGGAACTGGCTTTTAAAAACCTGAGAAAGCCGACGAGGAAGAACGGTTTCGTTACGAACTACATTGACACCGCCTTTAACGATTGTCTGTTCATGTGGGATTCCTGTTTTATCTTGCTCTTTGCAAGATATGGAAAGCATGCCTTTGATTTTCAAAAGACCCTGAACAACCTTTATGCCAAGCAGCACGGGGACGGTTTTATCTGCAGGGAGATCAACGAGGTAGACGGCAAGGACCGGTTTCACCGCTTTGACGTGGTCAGCACGGGACCGAACATACTACCTTTAACGGAGTGGGAATATTATTTGAATTACAAGGACAAGGAACGCTTGGAAAAGGTGTTTCCGGTATTGGCCGCTTATCACTTATGGCTGAAGGAATTCAGAACCTGGACTGATGGAAGCTATTGGTCATCTGGCTGGGGATGCGGCATGGACAACACCCCCCGATTGGAAAAGAAATACGATCATTCCTTTTCCCATGGGCACATGGTCTGGGTGGATGCCTGCTTGCAGCAGATTCTAAGCGCTAAATTGCTCGTGAAGATGAGCGACGTTATCGATAGAAGACAGGAAATGCGGGATTTCGAGGAGGAGATCGTTATACTTACGGATTTTGTGAACCGTAATCTGTGGGATCACGACAGTGCTTTTTACTACGATCTCTGGAAAAGCGGGGAGCTGAACCATGTCAAGACCATCGGGTCTTACTGGGCTTTGCTCGCCGATATCGTCCCGGAGGATCAAAAGGACAGGTTCATCTCCCATTTGGGCAACGAAAACGAGTTTAAACGTCCCCATCCGATTCCAACGCTTTCCGCCGATCATCCTGAGTACGAAGAGGACGGCGGCTACTGGAGAGGCGGAGTTTGGGCGCCGACCAACTACATGGTGCTGAAAGGCCTTCATGAAAACGGGTATGACGCCTTGGCTCATGAGATTGCCATGAAGCATTTGGACAATGTCTTGAAGGTTTATGAGAGCACAGAAACCCTCTGGGAAAACTATTCTCCGGAGAAAGCGACTCCCGGCAACCCGGCCAAGTCGGATTTCGTCGGATGGTCAGGGCTTTCGCCAATCGCTATCCTTTTCGAATATGTCTTTGGCCTGAAGCCGGATGTGCCCAGTGCTACCCTAGAATGGGATGTAAGGCTTCTCGATGCCCATGGCATCTCCAGATACCCCTTCGGAAACGACGGTCTCCTGGAGCTCCGCTGTGAGAAGCGAACGTCTTCGAAGGAGAAGCCGGTGATCACTGCGGTATCCAATATTCCCGTTACCCTTGTAATAAAATGGGAAAATGGGGAAGAAACCTTAAATCTGGAGTAA
- a CDS encoding extracellular solute-binding protein gives MQSKKIKRLILFMLLFSLTAIPLYGCSSNNSEQAAEKSEFKDGKFNPPVTINYVREVGNEIKFRDGETINDNVHTRWAKDELGIIINHPWTTPGGSDQFSQKIRLSLSANEELPDVMMVNGTLLTDLVDSGKFLSIDEAIDQFASDRLKALYKQFPESFYSAMKDGKRYGLPVFSGGNGSDPVMWIRQDWLDKLQMKAPTTLAELEQLMDAFVNKDPDGNNKKDTVALAIGSSIASWIADSSFLWGALGSHGLPFRWYENSEGKLQYGSIVPETKAALGKLKEWTDKGYVDKDFMINDSGKAAERFTAGNEGIIFGPAWMVGWPNPDVLKNVPSAVLKPYPIVSGPNGEIGRTGEGLTVGYFVFNKNFKHMDAFFRYLDALYGFQYGDEKYFKNGWYEGYDFVIKPDGSVSYDDKDIPGGKLDPSKYALTRNAPDIPFKAYDTMKKLSDGLEPITVFEKQLATSVNVDREAATITTDQNKYRIADMFTGSPTTTMKSKKQFLDKMEQEVIAKIVLGKSPLDDFDKFVEEWKSGGGDDITNEVNEWYKSIKK, from the coding sequence ATGCAATCTAAGAAAATCAAGCGTTTGATCTTGTTCATGCTTCTCTTTTCATTAACGGCTATTCCGTTATACGGTTGTTCAAGTAATAATAGCGAGCAAGCTGCAGAGAAGTCTGAGTTTAAAGATGGGAAATTTAATCCACCTGTTACTATTAATTATGTTCGTGAAGTTGGCAATGAAATCAAGTTTCGTGATGGGGAAACGATTAACGATAATGTGCACACAAGATGGGCAAAAGATGAATTGGGTATTATAATTAATCATCCATGGACAACTCCTGGTGGATCCGACCAATTTTCCCAGAAGATTAGATTGTCACTTTCCGCGAATGAAGAGCTTCCTGATGTAATGATGGTTAATGGTACACTGTTAACGGATCTTGTTGATTCTGGCAAATTCCTGTCCATCGATGAAGCGATTGATCAGTTTGCATCAGATCGGCTAAAAGCGCTTTATAAACAATTTCCTGAATCGTTTTATTCAGCTATGAAAGATGGTAAAAGATACGGTCTTCCTGTATTCTCTGGCGGTAACGGTTCAGATCCCGTCATGTGGATCAGACAAGATTGGCTTGACAAGCTTCAGATGAAAGCACCAACGACATTGGCGGAGCTTGAGCAATTAATGGACGCCTTCGTGAATAAAGATCCCGATGGGAATAACAAGAAAGATACGGTTGCACTTGCTATCGGAAGTAGCATAGCATCTTGGATTGCTGATTCAAGCTTTCTCTGGGGCGCTTTAGGTTCTCATGGATTGCCATTCAGATGGTATGAGAATTCGGAAGGCAAATTGCAATATGGGTCCATTGTTCCGGAGACGAAGGCCGCTCTTGGCAAGTTAAAGGAATGGACGGATAAAGGCTATGTGGATAAAGATTTTATGATCAATGATTCAGGCAAAGCTGCTGAGAGGTTTACAGCCGGCAATGAAGGAATCATCTTCGGGCCAGCGTGGATGGTTGGTTGGCCGAATCCAGATGTCCTCAAGAATGTACCAAGTGCAGTATTAAAGCCATACCCAATAGTTTCAGGACCTAATGGTGAAATCGGACGTACGGGTGAAGGCTTAACCGTTGGATATTTTGTCTTCAACAAAAATTTCAAACATATGGATGCGTTCTTCCGTTATCTAGATGCGCTTTATGGTTTTCAGTATGGGGATGAGAAGTACTTCAAGAATGGTTGGTATGAAGGATATGACTTTGTTATTAAGCCGGACGGAAGCGTTAGCTATGATGATAAGGATATTCCTGGAGGTAAACTGGATCCTTCGAAGTATGCGTTGACGAGAAATGCTCCAGATATCCCATTCAAAGCCTACGATACAATGAAGAAATTGTCCGATGGACTTGAACCAATAACGGTTTTTGAGAAACAATTGGCAACCAGTGTTAACGTTGATAGGGAAGCAGCGACTATTACGACCGATCAGAATAAGTATCGGATCGCGGATATGTTCACGGGTAGCCCAACAACTACAATGAAGAGCAAGAAACAGTTTCTGGATAAGATGGAGCAGGAGGTAATCGCTAAAATTGTTTTGGGTAAATCCCCATTGGATGACTTCGATAAATTCGTAGAGGAATGGAAGTCCGGCGGTGGAGATGATATCACGAACGAAGTGAATGAATGGTACAAATCTATAAAAAAATAG
- a CDS encoding AraC family transcriptional regulator: MKKNNALVFEGPTETPDFPVRISYNDSRNVVNDSDRLVYCHYHSEYELIYVTEGSIMMEIDTNLIHVRTGDAVIINGNEIHSGYCVNQENCQMYGIIFKLDMLSSHEQDACQSKYLDPFLCGQYKFPSYIPNESGWQAKVISEMVSIVEMYRQQPFGYEWKIKSCLFSIVAEIIANKAFLAHNEQAVIPSAKLERFQKSIAYIQEHYYSHISIEDLAGVAGISVDHFYKIFKQISGETPVTYVNRHRTRMAANLLKYTDLSVLDIALQTGFDNVSYFIKTFKKYTGFTPSAWRKMD; the protein is encoded by the coding sequence ATGAAAAAAAATAATGCACTGGTTTTCGAAGGGCCGACGGAAACGCCTGATTTTCCGGTGCGGATCTCCTACAACGACTCCCGGAATGTGGTGAATGATTCGGACAGGCTTGTGTACTGTCATTACCATTCCGAATATGAATTAATCTATGTGACCGAGGGAAGTATCATGATGGAGATCGATACCAATCTCATCCATGTCCGTACGGGAGATGCTGTCATAATCAACGGAAACGAGATCCATAGCGGTTATTGCGTGAATCAGGAGAATTGCCAAATGTACGGAATCATCTTCAAACTGGATATGCTGAGCAGTCATGAGCAAGACGCCTGTCAAAGCAAGTATCTCGATCCCTTTCTTTGCGGACAGTATAAATTCCCCTCTTATATTCCAAACGAATCCGGCTGGCAAGCGAAGGTGATATCCGAAATGGTTAGCATCGTCGAGATGTACCGGCAACAGCCCTTCGGTTACGAATGGAAAATCAAATCCTGCTTATTCTCCATCGTAGCGGAAATCATTGCGAACAAAGCATTTCTAGCCCATAACGAGCAGGCAGTCATACCCAGTGCAAAGCTTGAACGGTTTCAAAAATCCATTGCGTACATACAGGAACATTATTATAGCCACATTTCGATAGAAGATCTTGCTGGAGTAGCGGGGATCAGCGTGGATCATTTTTATAAAATTTTCAAGCAGATATCGGGGGAAACCCCGGTGACGTACGTCAACCGACATCGGACGCGGATGGCCGCCAACCTGTTGAAGTATACCGATTTATCCGTTCTAGACATTGCCCTCCAGACCGGCTTCGATAATGTCAGCTATTTTATCAAGACCTTTAAGAAATACACAGGCTTCACGCCAAGTGCCTGGAGAAAAATGGATTGA